One segment of Caldanaerobius polysaccharolyticus DSM 13641 DNA contains the following:
- the thrB gene encoding homoserine kinase codes for MIVKVKVPATTANIGPGFDCLGLALNLYNTVEVRLGGNADRDHLVYKTVKKVFDSVGRAMPQVEVNVYGDIPLERGLGSSASCIVGGVIAANKLLGDVLSFEQMLNLAVEIEGHPDNVVPAFVGGMTVSIQDGGKTYFIKIDVPKSIMFVGLIPEIKLSTKKARAVLPDMITQKDAVFNVSRVAFLISSLMTGKIDNLNFALQDRLHQPYRKTLIPDFDVIFDACRYYGARGVFLSGAGPTIIAVNDVNNTTFIENIERTVDDLQIKWNVIPLFANSEGAKIVEVG; via the coding sequence ATGATTGTAAAAGTTAAAGTTCCGGCTACAACGGCTAATATAGGACCTGGCTTTGACTGCCTTGGTCTAGCTCTTAACCTGTACAATACCGTAGAAGTGAGATTGGGAGGTAATGCAGACAGAGATCACCTGGTGTACAAAACGGTAAAAAAGGTGTTTGATAGCGTGGGAAGGGCCATGCCGCAAGTAGAGGTGAATGTCTACGGCGACATACCTTTGGAAAGAGGACTGGGTAGCAGCGCTTCGTGCATAGTGGGAGGTGTAATTGCGGCAAACAAGCTTTTAGGAGACGTATTGAGCTTTGAGCAAATGCTTAACCTGGCTGTAGAGATAGAAGGGCATCCGGACAATGTGGTTCCCGCTTTTGTAGGCGGTATGACTGTGTCCATACAGGACGGTGGAAAGACTTACTTTATAAAAATAGATGTGCCAAAAAGTATAATGTTTGTGGGCCTGATTCCCGAGATAAAGCTGTCTACCAAAAAAGCCAGAGCGGTTTTGCCTGATATGATAACTCAGAAAGATGCTGTGTTCAACGTGAGCAGGGTGGCTTTTTTAATTTCATCGTTAATGACTGGAAAGATTGATAACTTGAATTTTGCCCTTCAGGACAGGCTGCACCAACCTTACAGGAAGACATTGATACCTGATTTTGATGTTATATTCGATGCGTGCAGATATTATGGGGCTAGAGGGGTCTTTTTAAGCGGGGCAGGTCCTACAATAATCGCAGTCAATGATGTAAATAACACCACTTTTATAGAAAACATAGAGAGGACTGTGGATGATCTGCAGATTAAGTGGAACGTTATTCCGCTCTTTGCCAACTCCGAAGGGGCGAAAATAGTAGAGGTAGGGTAA
- a CDS encoding ACT domain-containing protein, with translation MERDATYYIVDASVLPEIYTKVIRAKDMLESGEAKTINEAVKETGISRSAFYKYKDCVFKYFKGNSFRILTLSMTLQHKPGVLSNVLNRIASYGGNVLTINQNIPVHQKANVTITIDVSKLKGEIKGFIDDLNSIEGVENLDIIAQE, from the coding sequence TTGGAAAGAGATGCCACATACTACATTGTGGATGCCAGCGTGCTACCTGAGATATACACCAAGGTCATTCGAGCCAAAGATATGCTGGAGTCAGGAGAGGCTAAGACTATAAACGAAGCGGTTAAAGAGACAGGTATAAGCCGAAGCGCTTTTTACAAATACAAGGATTGTGTCTTTAAATATTTTAAAGGCAATAGCTTTAGAATACTGACGTTATCCATGACATTGCAACATAAACCTGGAGTGCTTTCCAATGTCTTGAACAGGATAGCTTCGTATGGCGGTAATGTGTTGACGATTAATCAGAATATACCGGTTCATCAAAAGGCTAATGTTACAATAACGATTGACGTATCCAAATTGAAAGGCGAAATAAAAGGTTTTATTGATGACTTAAATAGCATAGAAGGAGTAGAAAACCTGGATATCATAGCGCAGGAGTAA
- a CDS encoding histidine kinase dimerization/phospho-acceptor domain-containing protein, which yields MENIFHDLKIPLTSIKGYAEILLENTYHKTYEEKTRYLKIIKEKADYMRKPAWQRSHNNHGI from the coding sequence ATTGAAAACATCTTTCACGACCTAAAGATCCCTCTTACATCCATAAAAGGCTACGCTGAAATCCTGCTGGAGAATACCTACCATAAGACTTACGAAGAAAAAACCCGGTATTTGAAGATAATCAAGGAAAAAGCCGACTACATGAGAAAGCCAGCATGGCAAAGGAGCCACAATAACCATGGTATTTAA
- a CDS encoding ATP-binding cassette domain-containing protein translates to MKLKASLKNTGILLPLDGIDLKVRKGEIYGFLGPNGAGKSTTIRMLLGL, encoded by the coding sequence TTGAAACTCAAAGCCTCACTAAAAAATACGGGAATTTTACTGCCGTTGGACGGCATCGACCTCAAGGTGAGGAAAGGAGAAATTTACGGTTTCCTGGGCCCTAACGGCGCGGGCAAATCTACTACCATCAGGATGCTGCTGGGCTTATAA
- a CDS encoding ATP-binding cassette domain-containing protein: MVESPSCYGNLTAAENLEITRKILEADKKEIDRALEIVNPSQWKNKKVKNFSLGMKQRLAIAQALLGKRELLILDEPTNGLGPAGIHEIRQLIKNLPSMLGVTVLVSSHILSEVELTATSVGIISRGRLLFQGTLEELKAKSKPEICIEVYPQDKALKFLENKGLKVKVKENRLFIKKNSLDVAAVNRALVVEGFDVTHLSVVAKNLEDIFLEITGGDTF, from the coding sequence ATAGTTGAGTCCCCTTCCTGTTACGGAAACTTAACAGCGGCAGAAAACCTGGAGATTACAAGAAAAATTCTCGAGGCTGATAAAAAGGAGATTGACAGGGCGCTGGAAATAGTCAACCCATCCCAGTGGAAAAATAAAAAGGTGAAAAATTTTTCCCTGGGGATGAAGCAGCGATTGGCCATAGCTCAGGCTCTTCTCGGAAAACGAGAGCTTTTGATCCTGGATGAACCTACCAATGGCCTTGGCCCGGCAGGAATTCACGAAATCCGGCAGTTAATAAAAAACTTGCCCAGCATGTTGGGAGTCACGGTGTTGGTGTCCAGCCATATATTGAGCGAAGTGGAGCTGACGGCTACCAGCGTAGGCATCATATCCCGGGGGCGGCTGCTTTTTCAGGGAACCCTGGAAGAATTGAAAGCCAAAAGCAAACCCGAAATATGCATTGAGGTTTATCCACAGGATAAGGCTTTAAAATTTTTAGAAAATAAAGGCTTAAAAGTCAAAGTAAAAGAAAATCGGCTTTTCATAAAAAAGAATAGCCTCGATGTTGCTGCCGTAAATAGAGCGTTGGTAGTGGAAGGCTTTGATGTGACGCATCTTTCGGTGGTAGCAAAGAATCTGGAAGATATTTTCTTAGAGATCACCGGAGGTGATACGTTTTGA
- a CDS encoding ABC-2 family transporter permease has product MNILVFSLSLPVAGKIIGAPGKIPYDLILVKPSMAYIASLPVMIIIFLLSINFSQIGVPLGVGVGFAVPSLLVANTRY; this is encoded by the coding sequence TTGAATATTCTGGTTTTTTCATTAAGCCTGCCGGTGGCAGGAAAGATCATAGGTGCCCCTGGTAAAATACCTTATGACCTCATACTGGTAAAGCCCAGCATGGCGTATATAGCCTCGCTACCGGTCATGATAATCATCTTTCTTTTGAGCATAAATTTTTCCCAGATAGGAGTCCCTCTGGGTGTAGGCGTCGGGTTTGCTGTACCCTCTCTACTGGTAGCCAATACCAGGTACTGA
- a CDS encoding heavy-metal-associated domain-containing protein produces MKKQFSVPSMSCQHCVMAITNSLKQLKGVQDVTVDLDKKTVDVDYDENIVTESAMINAIEEVGYDVE; encoded by the coding sequence ATGAAAAAACAGTTTAGCGTTCCTTCTATGAGCTGTCAGCATTGTGTTATGGCTATTACCAACTCGTTGAAACAGCTTAAAGGCGTTCAAGATGTAACGGTAGATCTGGACAAAAAGACGGTGGATGTAGATTACGACGAGAATATAGTAACAGAATCAGCTATGATCAACGCCATAGAAGAGGTAGGATATGATGTAGAGTAA
- a CDS encoding sodium ion-translocating decarboxylase subunit beta: protein MEGFFRSLLSLGWGNFVMFLIGAVLIYLAIKKEYEPMLLLPIGFGIILANIPFSSAIGKEGFLTILYNAGIKTELFPLLIFVAVGAMVDFTPLLQQPFMIFFGAAAQFGIFFTMFLASLLGFNLKEAASIGIIGAADGPTSIYVTNLFAPHLLGPVSVAAYSYMALVPIIQPPVIRALTTPQERRIRMDLHLIKVSKKMKILFPIVVTFVAGLLAPMSVSLVGSLMFGNLIKECGVLNRLSKTAQDELANLVTLLLGITVGSTMTADRFLSPTTLLIFAMGLVAFVFDTAGGVVFAKILNLFLKNKVNPMVGAAGISAFPMSARIIQKMAQSENPSNFILMQSVGANVAGQIGSIIAGGIVLSMVSSIL from the coding sequence ATGGAAGGTTTTTTTCGTAGCCTGCTAAGCCTTGGTTGGGGCAATTTTGTTATGTTTTTAATAGGCGCTGTGCTTATTTATCTGGCTATTAAAAAGGAATATGAACCGATGCTTCTTTTGCCTATAGGATTTGGCATTATATTGGCTAACATACCTTTTTCGTCGGCTATTGGCAAAGAAGGTTTTTTGACGATTCTCTATAATGCCGGCATAAAAACAGAGCTGTTTCCCCTTCTTATATTTGTAGCTGTGGGAGCGATGGTGGATTTTACCCCGCTTCTTCAACAGCCGTTTATGATATTTTTTGGCGCAGCTGCTCAATTTGGCATATTTTTTACCATGTTTCTCGCTTCTCTATTGGGCTTTAATTTAAAAGAAGCGGCTTCCATAGGCATTATCGGAGCAGCGGATGGGCCTACGTCCATATACGTGACAAACCTCTTTGCGCCTCACCTGTTAGGCCCTGTTTCAGTGGCGGCTTATTCTTACATGGCACTGGTTCCTATTATACAGCCTCCTGTAATAAGGGCTTTGACGACGCCACAGGAAAGAAGAATAAGGATGGACCTGCATTTGATTAAAGTGTCTAAAAAGATGAAAATATTGTTTCCCATTGTGGTAACCTTTGTGGCAGGGTTGCTGGCTCCCATGAGCGTTTCTCTCGTAGGATCATTGATGTTTGGTAACTTAATAAAGGAGTGCGGGGTTTTGAATAGGCTTTCTAAAACTGCACAAGACGAGCTAGCAAACCTCGTTACATTGCTTTTGGGTATTACCGTCGGTTCCACTATGACTGCAGACAGGTTTTTGTCTCCTACAACCCTTCTTATATTTGCAATGGGCCTTGTCGCCTTTGTATTTGACACAGCGGGAGGGGTTGTGTTTGCCAAGATATTGAACTTGTTTCTTAAAAATAAGGTCAATCCTATGGTGGGTGCGGCAGGCATTTCTGCATTTCCTATGTCAGCCAGGATTATTCAGAAAATGGCTCAAAGTGAGAACCCTTCTAATTTTATCCTTATGCAATCTGTAGGAGCCAATGTGGCAGGCCAGATCGGTTCTATAATCGCTGGGGGAATTGTGCTGTCAATGGTGAGCTCAATACTATAG
- a CDS encoding DUF5317 domain-containing protein, which yields MIFDALGLALIYGLLRRGDFYAIADITIKKPLFFVLGFGSEFAMLYLASRFPLIMAYRVYIHFFDYAMLFAGLWYNKDNRYMRLISIGVILNFIVIFANGGRMPVSLNALRAAGLNNLIPDLVSNRVATHQVLDSDTRLKLLADVMMLPKPYPLPKAFSVGDLFIASGTFAIIVDAMFKSKKREKGKNLLH from the coding sequence ATGATTTTTGATGCGCTGGGGCTAGCGTTGATTTACGGGTTGTTGAGGAGAGGCGACTTTTACGCAATAGCTGATATAACTATTAAAAAACCGCTTTTCTTCGTGCTGGGCTTTGGGTCGGAGTTTGCGATGCTCTACCTTGCTTCCAGGTTTCCTTTAATTATGGCTTATAGGGTGTACATACATTTCTTTGATTATGCCATGTTGTTCGCAGGGCTTTGGTATAACAAGGACAATAGGTACATGAGGTTAATAAGCATAGGTGTAATCCTGAACTTTATCGTAATTTTTGCCAACGGTGGGAGGATGCCAGTGTCTTTGAATGCTCTGAGAGCTGCGGGTTTGAACAATTTGATACCCGATCTGGTTTCCAATCGAGTGGCTACTCATCAGGTCTTGGATAGCGACACGCGCTTAAAACTTCTGGCAGATGTGATGATGTTGCCAAAGCCCTACCCTTTACCTAAGGCTTTCAGCGTAGGGGATTTGTTTATCGCCTCAGGTACTTTTGCTATAATTGTAGATGCTATGTTTAAAAGCAAAAAGAGGGAGAAAGGCAAAAATCTGTTGCATTGA
- a CDS encoding HD-GYP domain-containing protein, with the protein MLNRNSRVYIFLVSMFGVLFIAYSLINVDITKLVNIVLFGALAALAESSPIYISKQVTLSVAFAVDLMAVLLLGPYSGALVAVLGYVLKLDKTDHNKITHIFNRPFYKSLFNISQIALSTGAGGIAYVLLGGIPGKQIVYIYIVPAFIGALIYYMLNSLMISYLVTLLSNKPFLYVWRKDFKWTQIDMLFLIFLGIIMASAFMQYGYISFALFFVPLFMIRYTFKLYMDSKQSYYETINVLIKALEAKDKYTAGHSKSVEKITSLLCRELGFSEYLTERVQIAALLHDVGKIGIPESILNKPGKLTSEEFEVIKYHSEYGYEILKDVSGLKDISLWIKHHHERFDGTGYPDGKKGHEIPLESQILSIADVFDALVSNRPYRKAFTREEAYDIILNSNGTQFSPEIIEVFKKAYEKHKEDFTHDF; encoded by the coding sequence ATGCTAAACAGAAATAGCCGCGTATACATATTTTTGGTATCAATGTTCGGTGTTTTATTCATAGCGTATTCGTTGATTAACGTAGATATTACAAAGCTTGTAAACATCGTTTTATTTGGCGCATTAGCTGCTCTGGCGGAATCATCTCCTATATACATATCCAAGCAGGTTACCCTTTCTGTGGCCTTTGCTGTAGACTTAATGGCTGTTTTGCTTTTAGGCCCTTATAGCGGTGCTCTTGTGGCGGTGTTGGGTTACGTGTTAAAGCTGGACAAGACAGACCACAACAAGATAACTCACATATTCAACAGGCCGTTTTACAAAAGCCTTTTTAACATATCTCAAATAGCGTTGAGTACAGGAGCTGGTGGTATTGCGTATGTTTTACTGGGTGGTATACCGGGAAAGCAGATAGTATACATATATATTGTGCCAGCGTTTATAGGCGCATTGATTTATTACATGTTAAATTCATTAATGATAAGCTATCTGGTAACATTACTCAGTAATAAACCTTTTTTATACGTATGGAGAAAGGATTTTAAATGGACCCAGATTGATATGCTATTTTTGATCTTTTTAGGCATTATCATGGCTTCAGCTTTTATGCAATATGGGTACATAAGCTTCGCGCTTTTCTTTGTGCCTCTGTTTATGATAAGGTATACGTTTAAGCTTTATATGGATTCCAAGCAATCTTATTATGAGACTATAAATGTCTTGATAAAGGCTTTGGAAGCAAAGGATAAATATACAGCAGGCCATTCTAAAAGCGTGGAAAAGATAACCAGCCTCTTGTGCAGAGAACTGGGTTTTAGTGAATACCTCACCGAAAGGGTCCAGATAGCAGCTCTTTTGCACGATGTAGGCAAAATAGGCATTCCCGAGAGCATATTGAATAAGCCGGGGAAGTTAACTTCAGAGGAGTTTGAGGTCATAAAGTATCACTCGGAATACGGCTATGAGATCTTAAAGGATGTGTCTGGCCTGAAGGATATAAGCCTTTGGATTAAGCATCACCACGAGCGGTTTGACGGCACGGGTTATCCTGATGGCAAGAAAGGACATGAGATACCGCTGGAGTCTCAAATACTCTCTATAGCGGATGTCTTTGACGCATTGGTATCGAACAGACCTTACCGCAAAGCTTTTACCCGTGAGGAAGCTTACGATATAATCCTGAACAGCAATGGCACTCAATTTTCTCCTGAAATAATAGAGGTCTTCAAGAAGGCTTACGAAAAGCATAAGGAGGACTTTACCCATGATTTTTGA
- a CDS encoding phosphate ABC transporter substrate-binding protein, whose product MKASKKLLATLAILLAVIFVFAGCKSQGNSTSDGRQGGSGSSSSNISGTLTIAGSTALQPLVEQAANQFMSKYPSVQITVQGGGSGSGLSMVADGSINIGDSDIFAEEKLDAATAKQLVDHKVAVVGFATIVNPKVTVDNLTKQQLIDIFTGKIKNWKDVGGPDQKITVINRPASSGTRATFKKYALDGKEETQGLALTEDSSGAVRKAVADTAGAISYLALSYVDNSVKALKIGGVAPTVENITSGKYPIWSYEHMYTKGEPTGAAKAFLDYMISDEVAPLIKQLGYIPISDMKVSR is encoded by the coding sequence ATGAAAGCGAGCAAAAAACTACTTGCGACATTGGCAATCCTGTTGGCAGTTATTTTTGTGTTTGCAGGGTGTAAAAGCCAGGGCAATTCGACGAGCGATGGCAGACAAGGAGGTTCTGGTTCCAGTTCTAGCAATATCTCTGGTACATTGACGATAGCTGGCTCTACGGCATTGCAACCGCTGGTGGAGCAAGCAGCTAACCAGTTTATGAGCAAGTATCCCAGCGTCCAGATAACTGTTCAGGGAGGAGGAAGCGGTAGCGGTCTTTCTATGGTAGCAGATGGCAGTATCAACATTGGAGACTCTGATATATTTGCTGAAGAAAAGTTGGATGCCGCTACCGCGAAGCAGCTGGTTGACCATAAAGTGGCCGTGGTAGGCTTTGCGACCATAGTGAATCCTAAGGTTACGGTGGACAACCTCACGAAGCAACAGCTTATAGACATATTTACAGGTAAGATAAAAAACTGGAAAGATGTAGGAGGACCTGATCAAAAAATCACCGTTATAAACAGGCCTGCTAGCTCAGGGACCAGAGCTACGTTCAAAAAATACGCCCTTGACGGTAAAGAAGAGACACAAGGTCTTGCATTGACAGAGGATTCATCAGGTGCTGTGAGAAAAGCTGTAGCGGATACAGCGGGTGCCATAAGCTATCTAGCGCTTTCTTACGTGGATAATTCTGTTAAAGCCTTAAAGATCGGCGGCGTAGCGCCTACTGTGGAAAATATAACGTCAGGTAAATACCCCATATGGTCATATGAGCATATGTATACAAAGGGTGAACCCACAGGTGCTGCAAAGGCATTTCTGGACTATATGATAAGCGATGAAGTTGCTCCATTGATAAAGCAATTAGGTTATATCCCCATTTCTGACATGAAAGTATCGCGATGA
- a CDS encoding DMT family transporter produces MNKGLIYLAITVMLFSSYEVVGRVLSGLVNPYQLNFIRFLIGGLILLPMAINHIKDKKIKLTVKDVLYVSLIGVVNVVLSMSFLQIGINTTKASLAAVIFSSNPLFVMISAYFILKENLNFEKILGLIIGIIGIIIVFYRDLNLGKSYTYGIAMLILSAITYGIYTSMGKKFSQKTDSMIMNSLSFIIGSLLLLPVLLIKHYPIFYMPHKALLPMAYLTFFVTGIAYYTYFVGLTYMNAGAGSMVFFVKPILASLLAWLFLSEKISIQLVIGTLVILVGIVIVQRADKKRYEIITDDITGR; encoded by the coding sequence ATGAACAAAGGTCTTATCTATCTAGCGATTACAGTAATGCTCTTTAGCTCCTACGAAGTAGTAGGAAGAGTGCTTTCAGGTCTTGTGAACCCCTATCAGCTGAATTTTATAAGGTTTTTGATAGGCGGGTTGATACTTCTGCCTATGGCTATAAATCACATAAAAGATAAGAAAATAAAATTAACTGTAAAAGATGTGCTCTATGTATCCCTCATAGGCGTGGTAAATGTGGTCCTTAGCATGTCTTTTTTGCAGATAGGCATAAATACCACAAAAGCTAGCCTTGCAGCTGTAATATTTAGCTCCAATCCCCTCTTCGTGATGATTTCAGCTTACTTTATTCTAAAAGAAAATCTAAACTTTGAAAAGATACTGGGGCTTATCATAGGAATCATAGGGATTATCATCGTCTTTTATAGGGACCTAAACCTGGGAAAATCCTACACCTATGGCATCGCCATGTTGATACTCTCCGCCATAACTTACGGAATTTATACATCCATGGGCAAAAAATTCTCTCAAAAAACCGACAGCATGATAATGAATTCCCTTTCATTTATAATAGGAAGCTTGCTTTTGCTGCCGGTACTTTTAATAAAGCACTATCCTATATTTTACATGCCGCATAAGGCGCTGTTGCCGATGGCTTATCTTACGTTTTTTGTAACAGGTATAGCCTATTACACCTACTTCGTAGGACTTACATATATGAACGCGGGAGCTGGATCCATGGTATTCTTTGTAAAGCCCATACTGGCCAGCCTGCTGGCATGGTTATTTCTCTCAGAAAAAATATCCATACAGTTAGTTATTGGAACGCTGGTAATCCTGGTAGGTATCGTAATCGTTCAACGCGCAGATAAAAAACGCTACGAGATCATCACCGATGATATAACAGGCAGATGA